The bacterium genome contains the following window.
GCGGTTCAAGGACGCGCGCACCCTGGCGGTGACCACGAACGAGGGCGCCACCGGCGAGATGACCTTCGCCCAGGCGATCCTGGCCACGGGCTCGCGGCCGTTCATGCTGCCGGGTGTCGAAGTGGGCCCGCGCATCCTCGACTCCACCGGCGCGCTGGAACTGGCCGACGTGCCGAAGTCGCTGCTCGTGGTGGGCGGCGGCTACATCGGCCTGGAGCTGGGCTCGGCCTACGCGGCCCTGGGCAGCGCGGTGTCGGTCGTCGAGATGACGAACGGGCTGCTGCCGGGCGCCGACCGCGACCTGGTCTCGGTGCTGAAGCGGCGCCTGGACAAGCAGTTCAAGCAGATCCTGCTGAACACGAAGGTGGCCGAGCTCACCCCGCAGAAGACCGGCGTCAAGGTCGTCTTCGAGGACAAGAAGGGCACCCGCGAGGAGAAGTTCGACAAGGTGCTGATCAGCATCGGCCGGCGCCCGAACACGGAGAACCTGGGTCTCGAGAACACGCGGATCGCGCTCGACGGCAAGGGTTTCGTGGTCGTCGACGGCCAGCGCCGCACCGCCGAGCCCCACGTCTTCGCCATCGGCGACATCGCCGGCGAGCCCATGCTGGCCCACAAGGCGTACGCCGAGGCCCACGTGGCCGCCGAGGCCGCGGCCGGCCGCAAGGTGCAGTACGACCCGCGGGCCATTCCCGCGGTCGTCTTCACCGACCCGGAGATCGCCTGGTGCGGCCTGACCGAGACCGAGGCCCGCGACCGCGGCATCAAGGTCCGGACGGCCAAGCTGCCCTGGCGGGGCGTGGGCCGCACGCTCACCCTCGGCCGCGACGACGG
Protein-coding sequences here:
- the lpdA gene encoding dihydrolipoyl dehydrogenase; amino-acid sequence: MSENTIPQTAGLVVVGAGPGGYAAAFKAAELGLDVTLIDPEANPGGVCLHRGCIPSKALLHVARLVTEAEESAAIGVAFARPQIDVDRVREWKDEVIGKLTGGLGQKVQARKLTYVRGTARFKDARTLAVTTNEGATGEMTFAQAILATGSRPFMLPGVEVGPRILDSTGALELADVPKSLLVVGGGYIGLELGSAYAALGSAVSVVEMTNGLLPGADRDLVSVLKRRLDKQFKQILLNTKVAELTPQKTGVKVVFEDKKGTREEKFDKVLISIGRRPNTENLGLENTRIALDGKGFVVVDGQRRTAEPHVFAIGDIAGEPMLAHKAYAEAHVAAEAAAGRKVQYDPRAIPAVVFTDPEIAWCGLTETEARDRGIKVRTAKLPWRGVGRTLTLGRDDGITKIIADPETDRVLGVAVAGPGAGELIAEGVLALEMACVTEDLRKTIHPHPTLSETIYEAAEALFDPQRDIQADAPAE